TGAGGAGAAGTATGGTGGAGGGCTCTTTCCAATTCTCTACATATGGGGTATTGGCTTGCTGGCAGCTGGACAAAGTAGTACAATAACTGGCACGTATGCCGGTCAGTTTATAATGGGAGGTTTTCTCAACCTTCGTCTGAAGAAGTGGTTGAGGGCATTGATTACGCGTAGCTTTGCAATTGTCCCAACTATAGTTGTAGCTCTCGTGTTTAATACATCTGAAGCTTCGTTGGATATTTTGAATGAATGGCTTAATGTGCTTCAGTCAATACAAATTCCTTTTGCACTGATCCCGCTTCTAACCTTGGTCTCCAAGGAGCACGTCATGGGGGTCTTTAGGATTGGGCCTACTCTTGAGGTAAGCTTTTGTCTCACTTGTCCCCATTTTATTTGTTCTATCTATCCCTTCGCATGAGTGACTATTGGTGTTTTGCAGCAGCCTACATGTTATAATAACTAAACTATCAAATTCTTATCATGTATATATTCAATCCTGagtcatttcatattatttggtttaaattttcatgtttgaaGCAATTTGATTGCAAAGAGAACTGAAAAGAAACACTGTCAAATTTACATGTTTCTATCACAATCCCTATATAAAACAGCATGCTTCACTTGAATGCTTCTTATCATCCACTATTTTTTTGCCTTTAAAGCACAAGAAACTTGAGTGGTCCTAGTAAACAAAATGTTATCAAGATTTTGATACCATGATGCAGAATTTGATATCAAGGGGATCATATGGTATGTTCTGCAGTAAATGTTACCTATATTCGTCAGTCAGCTCATTGCTTTCATTTTGCCATCAGTGGTAGTCTCTAGGCATATTTGTGAAAAGGAATTCTAGGCATATTTTGCGAAAAGGAGTAAGTGTCTTCTgtcttctttcatttttcatttttctatataGGTGATCATGATATTTGTTAGAGGGTAATCCTAAACTATCTTAGGGCCTATGCTATTGATCTCATTTCAGAAGTCAAATATCATTGCtgttattttggtttattctatTTTATCTTCATTCATTTGCAATGTATGTTAAAAGTACCAAAAATTGTGAGGATTGTGTCTAGGTTTAGTAGTCCTAAAAGGCTGCTTAGGGGGGAGGGGGGGGGGTAGAGCCAAAGGCACCATATTGTTCTAGAGGAACTTCTAGAGAGTTCTCAAGTCCAAGACTTCTCCTAATATTTATATGCTTCTTGGAAGGGTCTAGAAATAGCATCAAAGTCACTCTGCATTTCCATAGAGCTCGCTAGGACCCATTAGATTTCCTACCAATTATTTGATTGACAGAGCATTTGGCTCTGATGGGAGTGATTCTCTCATGACCTCAGGTCTTAACTGGAAATTCAGCTTTATATGAACCTGCGGAACTGCCTAAGTAGCAATTTGATGCACACAGTCTGTTGGTTGCTTTTTTAACAAAGATTAAAGTTATCCAACCCTCTTGTTGTAATTCTAGGAATACAAAGCATCAAATTGATCTTCCATCGTTGCGCAAAACTCATGAAGTCTTAACAAAGAATGTTTTGAAAATGACAATGggttgtaaactttgttttttgGTATCTTTAGTTCACAtagttataatatgtaatttaattaaattactaagcATCATTCCTTTCAATTGTATATGTAACACATTAGTTGGCTTGAGCTGCTTCGGCTGATGATACTCAAGTCAATTAATATATATCTAATTCATGGTTTGATGCATGAATTGAAAACATAGCTAACTTTTTGGTTCATGTTCTCTATTATTTTGCAGAAACTGGCCTGGACTGTAGCTGCACTGGTAATAGTAATCAATGGGTATCTTTTACTGGATTTCTTTGTTTCTGAAGTAAAGGGGCTGCTGTTTGGACTATTTATCTGTATTTGGACAGCTGCATATATAGCATTCATAGTTTATCTCATTTCACGTGGTGGTGCTCTTCCTTCCACCTGGTTCAGCATAGAACTATCCAAGAGATTTTCTGCGAATGGAACTTAATCAAGAAGCGCAGTCAGCGCTAGGAACATCAAATTCTTAGAAGTATGTAGCTGTCTGCATAAGCCTCCAAATAGCATGATGGCAGTTGTTCAATGTTGCAAAAGATAAACCATTCATTTGGTGCATCAACAAGCTTTAACACATATCCAAACAAAATTGGTTCCAGATTGCTACCGATGTGCTTGTCAGAGCTGCACGGAGTTATATTTCATCCTGGAGGATAGAGTAAACACTTTTCCAACCTGCAGGCGGCTAAAACTACTTCCATCCCTGTAATAGGTTTTATCATGTCCATTTTCaaattagaaaaagaagaaaCGTCTTGGTTTGATATTCTTTGATGTAAGAACTCCTCATGTACCATAGCCAGACTGCCATTCTTGTTTCCCCAAAAGGGACTTATACAATACAACAACTCAAATTTGCAAATTCCTGAGTGCTGGATTCTCTTATGTATACTTTCATATAATTCCGGAATCTCGTTTTCCGTTGTCGGTTCATTTTTGTTCAAACTTAATTAAGCCGTCTTTGATTTGTTTCGGGTAAATTCGATTTATATGGACTTCACTTGATTATGGACTGGGTCCGGTTGATGTAAAATTTAGGCCAGTTTTTAAGTTTGGTTAAGCCCAGCTTgaaaaataggcttaaaattttatctaagtttGACTcagattaaaaatgttaaacttgaGTTTGACTCGGCCTGtctgtattaaatttttatattattattttatataaaaataaattttaaaaatataatacatcaaatagtAGCAACATGATAGTGAAATGACAGCAAAACAATAACGGAAAAAAAGTTGTAGGTTGATTTGGGTTGGGATAGGCTCGTGTCAAAAAATCTTACCCTAGGCTTGACCTGTTTAGGAAATGAGCCTTATTTTTATCCAATCCCATTTTTCGGgtctatatttttgtccaaaccctctctCTTTTTGGACAGACCTTTAGGCCTATGCGAGTGACTCGACTCATGATCAGGTCTAATATGGACCATGTTTTGGTCAATTTAGCCATGGATTGGGTTTGGAGATGGGATCAAATACTTTGGGGATTTTAGCAATGGATCAAGTTTGGAGATTGAATCCAACACTTTCAAGTTTCTACAAGATAAATGTAGGTTAAGGGTGTCGGAGTTTGTGCTTTGAGAATATTTTCAACAGCTAGATTAAATTTGAGGCCTaactaaaaatttcaaaaattgtagaaatttaatgagattttatttcaaaaataaatggGTCTAATTAAAAAATTTGCAAGATTAATGAGAATTTCAAAAACAATAGGGGTTAATGGTAAATTTGTCACTATActtttgttgaaaattgaaattatttttggattaaagataaatttgccacaatacttccaacttttttttcttcaataaatTACTTTTTGTTCAACAAATATTCCAGGTATTACATAATTGCAAGTTGACATTATTTACTTTTTTGTATTGCAATCCCTGATAGCCTGTACCTTACTACTTAGTTTATCATATTCACATCTATTGATTTCTGATTTCCCCCATGCTGTCTATTGTTTCTTTCTAGCCATATCAAGTAAATGTGCGCATTCCATGCAAGCTTAAGAATAGAAGTCAGCAATGTCTTCCCTTTAAACTTCTCGATGGCCCATTGCAATTCTCTTTGCCATCCTATAACTGATCTTAGAAGACCACACAATGAAAGAACTCCTTCCCAAACCTCCTTAGAATAGCAGCAGTCGAAGAAAAGATGATCCCCTTGTTTCTAATTCCCTGTCACACAATAAACAATTCCCTTCTATATTCATTCCTCTTTTGATCAATCTGTCCCTAGTTGGCAGTCTGTTATGAAGAGCCATCCAGCTAACCAAAGAATGCTTGGTATGTATAAAGGATACCAAATAAGCTTCCTTCAAGATATACTTTCTCATTCCTTTCCCTTATCGCATCTCAAATCCGCTTGATTTGATACTTTTCTCCTTGGTTCAACCTCAGTTCAGATTGTGAAGAAGCTAGATTTGCAACAATATGCTCCAGCTCCAACTCCAACTCCAACTCCCATTACTAGGGACTTGCATAACAGATTTGCCTTTAAGCATATATGCCTGAATCCATGCCGCCCATAATGATCCTGCTTGCATCATTACAGACCACAAATGTTGAAAAATACTTGCTTTGTTCTAACTTTCTAACTCCCTCAAGCTTAATCCTCCTTCTGCCTTAGGCATACGAATAACCTTTCAATTAACTCTTGCCCCCTTGCCATCCTCACTCCTCCCCCCTCCAAAAAAATCTCATGCACTACTGATTTTTCCTTTTAAGCACACCTTTAGGAATTATTAAGTGCCTAAACCAGAAACCTTGTATTAGTTGTAATCTACCATCATAAGACAAAACTTATTTGCACAATCATACTAAGGGTACACCAAGGTACCTAACTGGAAAATTACCAAATTTGAACCCTGTCACCTGCAGTATGTTGCGCTTCAGCATCAGATATGCCGGAAGAAAAGACATCACTTTTGGAACTATTAAGCTGTAGGCCAGAGAAACAGTAAAACTGCCGTAGCACACACTGAACACCAACAACAGATTCCAAATTTCCTTTAGCAAAAATTAACAAATCATCAGCAAAGCTGAGATGTGTTGGTTTAACTTTTTTGCTCTGAGGATAGTATTGAAATAACCCATTCTCAACAGCCTTATCAAGCATTTTGGAGAGAACATTCATTGCGGATCCCCTTGCCTTGTACCTTTGGCATCTTTAAAGTATCCTACCAATCCTCCattaaaagaaattgaatacCAAGGTTGTGTGACACAACTCCTAATCCAATGAATAAACAATAGTGGAAATCCCAAAGCCTCCAAAGTTGCAAAGATAAAATCCCAATTAAGGAAGTTGTAAGCCTTTTGAAGATCAACCTTCATGGCACATCTAGGTGACAGTGATTTCCTGCCATACCCTAACCATCTCCTGAGCTAAAAGAATATTATCAGAAACACTCCTTCCATGAATAACAGCTGACTGATTGCCTGCATTAAGTTTAGGTAGAAAACTTGACATTCTATCAATCAAAATTCTAGTGATGCATTTATAGATCACTGAACAACAAGAGATTGGCCTGAAGTCCTTCATACAACTTGAATTTAACTTCTTAGGCACTAAGGCAACAAGTGTTGACTGTTGAGTTAAAAGCTGGCAGCAAATTATTAACCTGAAAAAATTCCAAGACTGCTGCAGTAACATCATCCCCAACAATATTcctagtttttaaaaaataagcttTCTGAGCAAACATTGCATTTTTTACTTCTCGTCTTTCAATACGGTTTCCAATAACTTCTTGATCATCAGATGTTAAAGAACATTGATATAGCTCTTGCAATAATCCCCCTGATGGCACAACCACTGCAGTATCAAAAGTCCccaaaattcttttaaaatatccAACAATCTCCTCTGTAAGCTCAGCCTGCGATTCTACCCTTCCACCACTCTTAGTAACCAAGACTTCAATAGTACTTCTGTTGTTTCTTGCTGCCACAACACTATGAAAAAAACTGGTGTTTTGATCCCCTTCTTTCAACCACTAAATCCgagatttttgtttaaaaaaacttCCCTCTTCTGCCAACAGCTCCTTATTTTGACCATAAAGAAGCCTTTCCTTCTCTAATATCTCAACTGTCTAACTCCAGCTGAGCAGCTTCCAATTCTTTCCTTTTATCCTGCACCTTTTCTGATAAATCTCCATAGCACCGTTTATTGAAACCTCTAAGCAAatgcttcaatctttttaacttTAGGAAACTCACCTTCATAGCAGTCCCCTCCACTGGCTTACTCCAAGATTTCTCCACCATTGTCAGAAATTCTGGATGACTAGTCTAGAAATTATAGAACTTAAAAGGTTTCGAAATGGTTGGCGTATATCGATTTAAACCAACAAAAATTAGGCAGTGATCAGAAATTTGTGGTGACAATAACTCAACAAAAGAATTCGTGAAACTCACACACCAACTGCAATATCAAATTTTGCCACTAATTTTTTGTTTCATTCGATTTTGccactaaattttaattttttaattgaattttctaGAGCtaaaagttaattttgaatttgaaacaaaaattaataaaatataatataatatgttttCAAAGTTCATTTTAATGATCaatatgataaattaataaattaaatatttaaaataataattttattttctaaataaaacatttaataatataatactaTGTCACTCATATACACTTGAAAaccacaaatttagaacacaaatatcaatttaaaaatcacatacaataaataatgaaacatataatttaaaactaattaataataacacgttaaatatatacattactaaaataaaaaaatttatattaaattgctTATCATTGTATTTCATCAATCTTGAGTCATGCCGAGTTAATTTATGACACAAACTTAATCAAACAcattattaaaatagaaaaaaattaaaaattttattaatgtaattgGTGTGGGTTCAAATCctactatatacatatttttattaattgtttttaaagtgaaaagactaaaataccttcaaataatattacatattttaagaatataataaaatttatcaaaaattttaggggcaaattaaaattttcaaaaaatttgagtGTGAGCAAGAACACCTTTACCTCCATTACGGTTCGCAGAGAATATAAAATTGAGAGAGAAAATATATGACCCCGCGAGGATGCTATGCTTGATCCACAATATCTCATTGACTCGTCTACAAAGTGCTCCCATTGTACCAAGTTAGGCAAGTAGTACTCCACAGATAGAATGACAAATACAACAAATGAAATGTAGTTAAGACTTTAATCCTACTCAAGTTTGATACATATGGATCGACCGATTaagtaataagtaaaaaaaatggaAGAATAAATTCTTTAAATgatggagataaaaattaaattttgaaaatccgAAAATTAAGAACccttaaaacgtaaacacaaaattctctaaatgcgttatgagttttaatctctataggttaaataataataaaataatctagactaatcagagtttaattgaaacaaataaacagaatttaactgaaagattatttcttaaatttgattgaaataggagtcatactcaacaacatatttttttaattttatttcactttaatatatatattgttgttCCATctcaatatatatttaatattcatTTCAATCCTTGATTTCTCAAGGTGGTTTTATTTGGAACTTTTTATCATGTATTTTCCATCATACAATTAAGGATAAAAATACAAGCAGGGATGAAATTTGATCTTTACTTACATTGGATTTTCTTTCCCTTAAAATGCAATGCTGATATCTATATAATGCAAATGCAGAAGAGATGATTTTATTAGAGACACGTTATTGAATTGCTATTTGTGATACTAATATTTATTCATCAAAATGATAATAGCTAAACGCGTCTAATTATTGTCCCATTTTCCTTCACATTATTTTCATGCATATGAAGCTAAATCTTTCTTTTTAAGGGcaacattaaattatatattttaaggaattaaaatttgacattttatttaaaattaaattgaaattttatcatcttaatttataattttaaaagaagtacGGAAATAAATTTACCCTGTTCAGTGGCTATTCCTTGCCCTTGGTGCACTACTTTTTTGGATATGCACTTCCTAAAATAACACATATCAGTGAGGTTGTAGTCATATTTGACCATGACTTCCAGAAGTTTCATGTTCACATCTAACTCAAGTGCAAGAAAGTAAGGATGTTCAATATTTCATGAAAGAAATGCATAATTCTTTTGGTatgagtatttttaaaataaataagattaCAATGTTTATTGTTATCGGTGATGTTAAGATTTaggttttatttgataaattattgaaaatagtttaatatatatatttaataattcaaaattaatttttatttgaaaaatttaaaaaataataagtagGTAAGAGCTGTTTATCATTTTCagttaatttgatttaatttatttaaatattatattatcttataaaaagaattttgtttattatttagaatgagatgaaatgtttaaaaattaaatataagatgtaaaatataattttttaaaatttaaagtttatatttatcaaaaaactgtaattaattttaagtaatatatcaaataaaatttataacttaaaatttcaaaatctcttAAATGAAGAGATATATAGTAACTTATCCTTCCTTAccttaattttatcaaattaaatatctCAATATAAAAGGATAAATctggataaaaaaataaaattattcatgaaaggaaaatattaaaataattttataataatatttatatcattcttaaaaactaaaattattgttatatttaattaaatttgatcaCATAATCAAATAGGAACCGAGGTGTAGAATAGAAATTAACTTTTTAatcataattcaaataatttatataaaatcttGGTAGACCAGAGTCCTTAAagtaaacaaaattgaaaaagaatGGAAGAACCTGTTAGTAAAAGAGGATAAAAGGGACATCAAGGATAAAAAACAAAAACGAAATTAAAGTTGGTCAACTGGTCAGACATAGGACCAAGGAAACACAGGGCGTGTGTTATGACCTTTTTGGTTGCCTTTTGCTTTGCTTCCAGCGTGAAAATATTTCCATAAATTGCATGCAAAAAAGAAACTAGTCTTCTTATTTCTTCTTACGGATGTCTCTTCAGTTTCTCAATCCCTTGATTTTAACACACACACACCAAAATTACccattcaaaatcaaaatttgttttaGGATAACTTTTCTTGGAATTAAAATTTACCCAGGTTTATCtatgcatttttttaattataattcttgTTGTTTTAAAAACCCTTTATAACTATCCCAAAAACCCTTTAAATTTTCTTCGCACCTTTCTTTTGGGtcttgttttttgttttgatGGAGTCTACTGTACCCTTTTTGTCTCCTGTTTCACAGTCTCCGGAGAATCATTTTTCCTTTTATCATAACTTTGAACTTTTTTATATGGAAAATATAGCACAAAACAACTCTTTTGATCAAACTCAAACCTTAGAATCAGCCTTTTCTGGTCTTAATGTTTCAGGTTATCCGgatttacccgattctggttatCAATTTGGCGGTGGGTTTGCAAGAGCAGGACAAGATAGAAACAACAATGTTATTGGCGAGGGCACAAAAGTGGGGCCAGATGTTGAAAGTTGGGGGCTTTCATGTATAGTTCGTATCAGCTTGGTTCTAGTAGGAATACTGAATTCTCGATATTACCCTCTTCTAATCAAACCAGGCTCTTGTCCGCTGCTGCTTCTGCTGCCGGTTGCacaatgccttttgggttaaacaATAACATAAACCGATCTAGTTTTAATACTAGTAAGCTTTGTAATAATAATCAGACTCGGCCTCATTGGTTACATGAACCTTTGAATTGTTTGAGTTTAGGGGATTTGAGGGGTAGGCTTGTTGCCTTAGCAAAAGATCAATATGGTTGTAAGTTTTTACAAAAGTCAGTTGAGAAAGCTTCAAAGGAGGAAATTGATATGGTTTTTATGGAGGTTATTGATCATGTTTGTGAGTTGATGTCGAACTCTTTTGCCAATTTTGTTGTTCAAAAGTTGTGGATGTTTGTAGCGAGGAACAGAAGAATCAGATTCTTTTGATGGTTATTAAGAATCGGTTTCGACTTGTTGAGATTTGTCTCAATCTTCATGGGTATGTTTGGTGGATTcggttttgttttttttgttttgttttttgtttctggTTAAGAAGTTGTTTTGTGTTCAATAAATAAAACACTAATATGTTTTCATTCGGTGACAGGGCTCGTGCTGTACAAAAATTGTTGGAGAAACTTACTACTCAACAACAGATCTCGTTGTTTATGTCAGCTCTAAGCCCTGGAGCTGTTGCATTGTCGAAGGATTTGAATGGTCATCGTGTGATCCAGTATTGCTTGAAAAATTTCTCTGATGAAGATAACAAGGTAGCATTAATTTTGGACTAGTAACGATTTGAGTTAaagcttcattttttttttgtctatgtTAATCCTGTTTTAGTTTAATTGTTTATGTCTTGAGTCATTTGAATTAAATTGCAGGGGTTACATGATACTTGCTCATATCTAAAACGTTACGATAATGAAATAGATGCATTAACTGCTGTTTTGTTGACCAAGATTTGTTTTTGCATTGCACCTTTGTTAATGTAAAACATCTTTTTTTGACCGTCGGTTTTCATTGGCAGTATTTTCTGAATGTGGTGGCTAATAACTGTTATCAAATTGCATTAGACAAATGTGGATGTTGTGCACTGAAGCATTGTCTTGACCACTCGAATGGAGAGGCAAGAGCCCATCTCTTTCAAGAGATCATAGCAAATGCTCTAAACTTAGCCAAAGATCAATATGGGTGCGTGGTTTTTTGAAACCGGTTGTGCGTGTGTGTTTATTTAAAAGGTCTTTCCTTATTGCTTCACTTGATTTGATGTGGAACTTGTGCAAATGTTTGAGCTTTGATATGTGCTCTTGtgttattgtttttcttttttctctagCAACTATGTGGTGCAACATATACTGGAACTGAAAGAGACACAAACAACAGAAAGTCTTCTCAGACAGCTTCAAGGGAATTATGCTTCTCTTTCCTGCAATAGGTACGGAAGCAATGTTGTTGAGAGATGCTTGTTGGAATCACAAGAACCACTGACCACGAGAATCATAGTGGAGTTGCTTAGAAGTCCAATCGTGTCTACACTCCTTCTCGATCCTTTTGGGAACTATGTTATTCAATCAGCTTTGTCAGTCTCTAAGGTTTGATAAATCTTAAATTCTGCTGCTTCCATCATCGTCGTCTTTTCATGCACATTGCATTGAACAACATGTGCTACTTGATTAATGTATTTGCACCTTGATATGGTTGGCTTAGGCACTTTATGATTCCATCTAATCTCTTATACGAAGCACCTCTGATTTGTG
The genomic region above belongs to Gossypium hirsutum isolate 1008001.06 chromosome D05, Gossypium_hirsutum_v2.1, whole genome shotgun sequence and contains:
- the LOC107902661 gene encoding pumilio homolog 15 yields the protein MVIKNRFRLVEICLNLHGARAVQKLLEKLTTQQQISLFMSALSPGAVALSKDLNGHRVIQYCLKNFSDEDNKYFLNVVANNCYQIALDKCGCCALKHCLDHSNGEARAHLFQEIIANALNLAKDQYGNYVVQHILELKETQTTESLLRQLQGNYASLSCNRYGSNVVERCLLESQEPLTTRIIVELLRSPIVSTLLLDPFGNYVIQSALSVSKGFVFDALLNLVQDHYPIMRSHSYGKWVLAWFSRRKQLHI